A genomic region of Magnolia sinica isolate HGM2019 chromosome 6, MsV1, whole genome shotgun sequence contains the following coding sequences:
- the LOC131248304 gene encoding putative glycerol-3-phosphate transporter 1: protein MGSLEETRTETSSSKPYGIRFLEYVKNSTLTYRTYQAIVLIVTFVAYASYHATRKTTSIVKSALDPETTELSFSPWSRTHLLRSTPQMQEKRVLKSGWAPFDGSDGTAMLGEIDVAFLSFYSIGMYFAGHLGDRLDLRVFLTIGMVGTGLFTALFGAGYWLNIHSFYYFLVIQMVAGLFQSTGWPSVVAVVGKWFGKRKRGLIMGIWNAHTSIGNISGSLIASALLTYGWGWSFAVPGLLIAFVGLMVFLFLPVTPDSVGVDNDEDELLKSPKKNEITEPLLGGDPVVKDKAVGFIEAWKIPGVAPFALCLFFSKLVAYTFLYWLPFYITHTKIDGKYLSDAAAGNLSTMFDVGGVIGGILAGHISDRLDARAITAASFMYCAIPALFFYRIYGEVSLYVNVALMIVAGMFVNGPYALITTAVSADLGTHGSLNGNSRALATVTAIIDGTGSVGAALGPLLTGYISAKSWTGVFTMLMVAALIAGLLLTRLVVAEVAAKIEMSRAQAGNTNSPRPPTSLEV from the exons ATGGGTTCATTAGAGGAGACGAGAACTGAAACAAGTAGCTCTAAACCCTACGGAATTCGCTTCTTAGAATATGTCAAAAACTCCACTCTCACATACAGAACATACCAAGCCATTGTCCTAATTGTAACATTTGTTGCATACGCAAGCTATCATGCCACCCGAAAAACCACAAGCATCGTCAAAAGCGCCCTTGATCCTGAGACAACTGAATTGAGCTTCTCCCCATGGTCCAGAACTCACTTGCTTAGATCAACCCCTCAGATGCAAGAGAAACGAGTCCTCAAGAGTGGATGGGCCCCATTTGATGGTTCAGATGGCACTGCCATGCTTGGAGAAATCGACGTGGCCTTCCTCTCTTTCTACTCAATTGGTATGTACTTTGCTGGGCATTTAGGTGACCGGTTGGATCTAAGAGTCTTCCTCACCATTGGAATGGTGGGGACGGGTCTGTTCACTGCACTCTTTGGTGCTGGTTACTGGTTAAACATCCATAGTTTCTACTACTTCTTGGTAATTCAGATGGTAGCCGGTCTATTTCAGTCAACCGGATGGCCGTCAGTGGTTGCAGTAGTCGGGAAATGGTTCGGTAAGAGGAAGAGGGGATTGATAATGGGAATTTGGAATGCCCATACTTCTATTGGGAATATCTCTGGTTCGCTGATTGCTTCGGCTTTACTGACGTATGGGTGGGGTTGGTCTTTTGCCGTTCCTGGTCTCCTTATTGCCTTTGTTGGGTTGATGGTGTTTCTTTTCTTGCCTGTTACTCCCGACAGCGTTGGAGTCGACAACGATGAAGATGAGTTGTTGAAGTCGCCCAAGAAGAATGAAATTACAGAGCCGCTTTTGGGGGGAGACCCGGTGGTTAAGGATAAAGCAGTGGGGTTCATTGAAGCATGGAAGATTCCCGGCGTCGCCCCTTTTGCTCTATGCCTGTTCTTCTCCAAATTGGTGGCTTATACCTTCCTCTATTGGCTTCCTTTCTACATTACCCATacaa AAATCGACGGTAAATATTTATCTGATGCAGCAGCTGGCAATCTATCAACCATGTTTGATGTTGGGGGTGTGATTGGTGGTATTCTTGCTGGTCATATCTCTGACCGACTCGACGCCAGAGCCATAACAGCAGCAAGCTTCATGTACTGTGCAATCCCAGCTCTCTTCTTCTACCGGATATATGGAGAAGTCTCCTTGTACGTGAATGTCGCGCTCATGATCGTTGCAGGCATGTTTGTTAACGGCCCATATGCGCTCATCACGACTGCAGTGTCAGCCGACTTGGGCACTCATGGCTCGTTGAATGGGAATTCACGGGCTTTGGCGACGGTAACAGCAATCATTGACGGAACAGGCTCTGTGGGTGCAGCCCTCGGCCCATTGCTGACAGGCTACATCTCTGCAAAGAGCTGGACTGGGGTGTTTACAATGCTGATGGTGGCAGCACTGATAGCTGGGTTGCTTTTGACTAGACTAGTAGTGGCTGAGGTGGCGGCGAAGATTGAGATGTCAAGGGCGCAAGCCGGAAATACGAATTCCCCAAGGCCACCAACAAGTCTTGAAGTGTGA